The Pirellulales bacterium genome includes a region encoding these proteins:
- a CDS encoding alpha-L-fucosidase has protein sequence AYYYNRGEEWGKQVSITTKKAAYSPTNDNTATIGSIIDFEKVGARSPSAIRTGSWQVDDPIAGNSWGYVRDLRLSKPETILSHLIDTVSKNGNYVLNISPMADGTIPDDQQAILLEVGKWLEINGEAIYDTHNWIQFGEGGSGKAELNIRFTVKDQSLYAMILGNWPNSAISITALASGRVKGKIVSVALLGHDGDLEFSQDTQKLKVELPAEAPCKYAYSLKITGLTMDGPTATPSGNPLASQSSDGN, from the coding sequence GCCTACTATTACAATCGAGGCGAAGAATGGGGCAAGCAGGTTTCCATCACCACCAAGAAGGCTGCTTACTCACCGACCAACGATAACACCGCAACGATTGGTTCGATCATCGATTTTGAAAAAGTTGGAGCGCGTTCGCCCTCAGCAATCCGCACGGGTTCGTGGCAGGTAGATGATCCGATTGCTGGCAACAGTTGGGGTTATGTCCGCGATTTACGACTCAGCAAGCCTGAGACCATTTTGAGCCATCTAATCGATACCGTGAGCAAAAATGGCAACTATGTGCTTAATATTTCCCCCATGGCCGACGGCACGATTCCGGACGATCAACAAGCGATTTTATTGGAAGTTGGCAAGTGGCTGGAGATCAACGGCGAGGCGATTTACGACACCCATAATTGGATTCAGTTCGGCGAAGGTGGTTCAGGTAAAGCCGAACTTAACATACGTTTTACGGTCAAAGACCAATCTCTATATGCCATGATCCTGGGCAATTGGCCAAATTCCGCTATTTCGATCACCGCCTTGGCCAGCGGTCGTGTAAAAGGAAAAATTGTGTCGGTCGCACTTTTGGGGCACGACGGTGATCTGGAATTCAGTCAAGACACGCAAAAACTGAAAGTGGAGTTGCCTGCGGAAGCTCCGTGCAAATACGCGTATTCGCTGAAGATTACTGGGCTGACCATGGATGGCCCGACAGCAACTCCCTCCGGCAATCCGCTCGCCAGCCAATCCAGTGACGGCAACTAG
- a CDS encoding efflux transporter outer membrane subunit, which yields MPTIHRERPTAREPLASECAVVNRRVRLLVVVILCALVLSGCTSWRDYFHNGFKVGPNYGRPAAPVAKEWIDANDKRVKTDEDDPCQWWTVFHDPILNDLVCTSYHQNLTLREAGFRVLEARAQFGIAIGSFFPQTQNAAGSYMAIANSQETAQGGFGPQFFNQWNFGFNLAWELDFWGRFRRAIEENSDLLDASVEDYDAALVTLLGDVATAYVNMRTLEQRIQYAEDNVRIQKDTLNIVEARFKVSTISELDVDQARTTLEATEADISELQIQLRQSILQLCILLGMPPEDLLARVGAAPIPTAPKDVAVGIPADLLRRRPDVRAAERRLAAQCAAIGVAESEFYPHISINGTLGWSAENLGHLFEPGALNSNVGPSFQWDLLNYGRLLNNVKLQDATFQEFLATYQNSVLAANQDVESGLVTFLRGQERTGHQQTAVDSAVQAVNIALKQYQAGTADFTTVTQVEQIQVQQQDLLAQTEGEIATGLIAVYRALGGGWQIRLTNCNEELPPQPGEVNAPPPTLETVPTPNPELPKPESAAPETATPESASPAAAPQTAPPETVTPQTVAPQTSTQPLPPPQSPANQSPTLPSPFPQLPTPKGLPAPGAHSPPQTSLPQNRNPFMAAPVVTGPVGNRQGDSQQVLQQQGENVQPQKREQEFNVLPVSASFLDDSQAAMAVTTRPATSPMAFFPQASSQPAPPVTAAVTSPPVPPVTPAPAMAPAVPNPSGYITLPTVVQPAAHP from the coding sequence TTGCCGACAATTCATCGCGAAAGACCGACTGCGCGCGAGCCCCTTGCCAGCGAATGCGCCGTTGTAAACCGGCGAGTGCGTTTGCTGGTGGTGGTCATACTCTGCGCGCTGGTGCTTAGCGGCTGCACTTCGTGGCGCGACTATTTTCATAACGGATTTAAGGTCGGCCCCAATTACGGTCGGCCGGCGGCGCCCGTGGCAAAAGAGTGGATCGACGCCAACGACAAGCGCGTGAAGACCGACGAAGACGATCCTTGCCAGTGGTGGACGGTATTTCATGATCCCATTTTGAACGATCTGGTTTGCACGTCCTATCACCAAAATCTCACCTTGCGTGAAGCCGGCTTCCGCGTGTTGGAAGCCCGGGCACAATTCGGCATTGCCATTGGCAGCTTTTTTCCACAAACGCAAAACGCTGCGGGCAGTTACATGGCGATTGCGAACAGTCAGGAAACGGCGCAGGGCGGATTTGGCCCGCAATTTTTTAATCAATGGAACTTTGGCTTCAATTTGGCGTGGGAGTTGGATTTTTGGGGTCGCTTTCGCCGGGCGATCGAGGAGAATTCCGATTTGCTGGACGCCTCGGTGGAAGATTACGACGCGGCGCTGGTCACCCTGTTGGGCGACGTCGCCACGGCTTACGTGAACATGCGGACGTTGGAGCAGCGAATTCAATATGCCGAAGACAACGTTCGGATTCAGAAAGACACCCTGAATATTGTCGAGGCGCGCTTCAAAGTAAGCACCATCAGCGAGTTGGATGTCGATCAGGCCCGCACCACGCTGGAGGCCACGGAAGCCGACATTTCGGAATTGCAAATTCAGTTGCGTCAAAGTATTTTGCAACTGTGCATTTTGCTGGGGATGCCGCCGGAAGATTTGTTGGCGCGGGTCGGGGCGGCGCCGATTCCCACGGCTCCGAAGGACGTGGCGGTGGGCATTCCCGCCGATCTGCTGCGGCGCCGGCCCGATGTGCGTGCCGCCGAGCGGCGATTGGCGGCCCAGTGCGCGGCGATTGGCGTTGCTGAATCGGAATTTTATCCGCACATTTCAATCAACGGCACGTTGGGTTGGAGCGCGGAAAATTTGGGCCACTTGTTTGAGCCCGGCGCACTGAACAGCAATGTGGGGCCATCGTTCCAGTGGGATTTGCTGAACTACGGTCGGCTGCTGAACAACGTGAAGCTGCAGGACGCCACTTTTCAGGAGTTTCTGGCGACGTATCAGAACAGCGTGCTGGCGGCCAACCAGGATGTGGAAAGCGGGTTGGTGACCTTTTTGCGCGGACAGGAGCGGACGGGCCATCAACAGACCGCGGTGGATAGCGCGGTTCAGGCCGTGAACATCGCGCTCAAGCAATATCAGGCGGGCACGGCCGATTTCACCACCGTGACGCAAGTGGAGCAGATTCAAGTTCAGCAACAAGATTTGCTGGCTCAGACGGAAGGGGAAATTGCGACGGGCTTGATCGCGGTATACCGTGCGCTGGGAGGGGGATGGCAGATTCGCTTGACGAACTGCAACGAAGAATTGCCGCCGCAACCGGGTGAAGTGAATGCACCGCCGCCAACGTTGGAAACGGTACCGACGCCAAATCCCGAATTGCCCAAGCCCGAATCGGCAGCGCCAGAAACAGCAACGCCAGAATCGGCTTCACCGGCGGCAGCACCGCAAACGGCGCCGCCAGAGACAGTGACGCCACAAACGGTGGCGCCGCAGACATCAACACAGCCATTGCCGCCGCCGCAATCTCCAGCGAATCAGTCGCCCACGTTGCCATCGCCATTTCCGCAGTTGCCAACGCCCAAAGGGCTGCCGGCTCCGGGAGCGCATTCGCCGCCGCAAACCTCGCTGCCTCAAAATCGGAACCCATTCATGGCCGCGCCGGTGGTTACGGGTCCAGTCGGCAATCGGCAAGGGGACAGTCAACAAGTGTTGCAGCAGCAAGGGGAGAACGTGCAGCCGCAGAAGAGGGAGCAAGAGTTTAATGTATTGCCGGTTTCGGCGTCGTTTTTAGACGATTCCCAAGCGGCGATGGCCGTGACGACACGTCCTGCGACGTCGCCGATGGCTTTTTTTCCGCAAGCCAGTTCGCAACCGGCGCCTCCGGTGACGGCGGCGGTTACGTCGCCGCCCGTACCGCCCGTTACCCCAGCGCCGGCGATGGCGCCAGCCGTGCCGAATCCGTCCGGATACATCACCCTACCGACCGTGGTGCAGCCCGCTGCCCATCCGTAA